The DNA sequence ATCCATTTCCAAATACATCGCCCGCGATGTTGGACCGGGCCGCTTGTGGCCCCTCAGAATTAAGGGCCCTGCAAAATGGCAAAGGCAAAGTTTGAACGTAATAAGCCGCACGTAAACATTGGCACAATCGGCCACGTTGACCACGGCAAGACCACCCTGACCGCTGCGAT is a window from the Yoonia rosea genome containing:
- a CDS encoding GTP-binding protein — protein: MAKAKFERNKPHVNIGTIGHVDHGKTTLTAA